The following are from one region of the Aspergillus chevalieri M1 DNA, chromosome 1, nearly complete sequence genome:
- a CDS encoding putative RING and UBP finger domain protein (BUSCO:EOG092614ZG;~COG:O;~EggNog:ENOG410PH2Q;~InterPro:IPR001841,IPR001607,IPR034931,IPR011422, IPR013083;~PFAM:PF07576,PF13639,PF02148;~go_function: GO:0008270 - zinc ion binding [Evidence IEA]) yields the protein MPSYFYHLAIELFARPLTDLGAASCLDDQSTSLSFDSACEALRPFQKPIRPSSRRSRASPSDKSKCLCPPNLPIRSASSSLSNTRVFDNAIPTTSNNTTTPHPYTKSHSSATDIQHDQRLDKVSIECIDMVSLAEREDTSTKPSSKRKVHFTDNPVTTGIGTDILGGLRTKGRYIPLDQETTDSVWGIVHLYRDAQETPYLIDDDYPAELKGSSAAARQPGDQVGHNGNTRVEGDSSDEECTTLCILAVPSYLSPSDFLGFVGETTMDDVSHFRMIRTARANRYMVLMKFRSGNKAKEWQRVWNGKVFNSMEPETCHVVFVNTVEIQAVESGTPSGLGSSFQNTLATNSPKRGSISSQSQSNTIPSATLSTKPLAPRTPSLIELPTCPVCLERMDETTGLLTIICQHVFHCTCLQKWKGSGCPVCRYTQDDFRRTSQSLSLEDEPAECHVCHSDINLWVCLICGTVGCGRYDGAHAYEHFKESTHAFAMDLSTQRVWDYVGDAYVHRIIQNKGDGKLVELPAADNSALDPPDWTDAVPREKLENMSVEYTHLLTSQLESQRAYFEEVVERAADKASQASAAASSAQEAAEKTTLALTNLQSQYDKLNHETLPGMERDKARAEKRAEKFEGMARKLEKEWREEKTMNESLLKRIEFLSTEVGELKEMNTDLSEQNRDLTFFISGSQRLMDQGEDVQQGTVSVPEPEVKGKKKKGKGKGRG from the exons ATGCCCTCATACTTTTATCATCTCGCCATCGAGTTATTCGCCCGTCCTCTAACTGACCTTGGAGCTGCTTCCTGTTTGGACGATCAGTCGACCTCATTATCGTTTGACTCCGCATGCGAAGCACTACGCCCGTTTCAGAAGCCAATCCGGCCTTCAAGTCGACGCTCACGCGCCTCTCCTAGCGATAAGAGCAAATGTCTCTGCCCTCCCAATCTACCTATCAGATCAGCGTCGAGCTCTCTTAGCAACACCCGCGTCTTCGATAACGCCATCCCTACGACCAGTAATAATACCACTACCCCTCATCCTTACACGAAATCGCATAGCAGTGCTACCGATATCCAACACGACCAGCGACTGGACAAAGTCTCCATCGAGTGCATTGACATGGTCTCCCTAGCGGAGAGAGAAGACACCTCTACAAAGCCCTCTTCGAAACGAAAAGTCCATTTCACGGATAACCCCGTCACGACGGGAATCGGGACGGATATCCTCGGTGGACTCCGGACGAAGGGGCGATACATACCGCTTGACCAGGAAACGACGGATAGTGTCTGGGGTATAGTACATTTGTATCGAGATGCGCAGGAGACTCCATATTTGATTGATGATGACTATCCGGCGGAGTTGAAAGGGTCGTCGGCTGCGGCGAGGCAGCCGGGGGATCAGGTTGGGCATAATGGGAATACTCGTGTGGAGGGGGATTCGTCGGATGAGGAGTGCACGACATTGTGTATTCTGGCTGTGCCGTCGTATTTGTCGCCGTCGGATTTCCTGGGGTTTGTGGGGGAAACGACTATGGATGACGTTAGTCATTTTCGGATGATTAGGACGGCGAGGGCGAATCGATATATGGTTTTGATGAAATTTCGGAGTGGAAATAAGGCGAAGGAATGGCAGAGGGTGTGGAATGGGAAGGTTTTCAACAGTATGGAG CCCGAAACGTGCCATGTTGTATTCGTGAACACGGTCGAAATCCAGGCTGTAGAATCTGGAACACCATCAGGGCTTGGTAGCTCATTTCAGAATACCCTTGCCACAAACAGCCCCAAGAGAGGAAGTATCTCTTCCCAAAGCCAATCGAACACTATACCCTCTGCAACTCTATCCACTAAACCACTCGCACCGCGAACACCTTCACTCATAGAGTTGCCCACATGTCCAGTCTGTCTCGAGCGTATGGACGAGACCACCGGCCTATTGACTATCATCTGCCAGCACGTCTTCCATTGTACATGTTTACAGAAATGGAAAGGCAGCGGCTGTCCGGTATGTCGCTACACGCAAGACGACTTCCGCAGAaccagccagagcctatcccTTGAAGATGAGCCAGCAGAGTGCCACGTCTGTCACTCGGACATCAACCTCTGGGTATGTCTGATCTGCGGAACGGTAGGCTGCGGCCGGTACGACGGCGCACACGCCTACGAGCACttcaaagaaagcacccacGCATTTGCAATGGACCTTTCCACACAGCGAGTCTGGGACTACGTCGGAGATGCCTACGTCCACCGCATCATCCAAAACAAAGGCGATGGCAAACTCGTGGAACTACCAGCAGCAGATAACAGCGCTCTCGATCCGCCGGACTGGACCGACGCCGTGCCTCGCGAGAAACTCGAAAACATGTCCGTCGAATACACACACCTCCTAACCTCCCAACTCGAAAGCCAACGCGCCTATTTCGAGGAAGTCGTCGAACGAGCCGCAGACAAAGCATCCCAAGCATCTGCCGCCGCCTCGTCCGCCCAAGAAGCCGCTGAAAAAACCACCTTAGCCCTCACAAACCTTCAATCCCAATACGACAAGCTAAACCACGAGACACTCCCCGGTATGGAGCGCGATAAAGCCCGTGCCGAGAAACGGGCTGAGAAATTCGAGGGCATGGCGCGgaagttggagaaggagTGGCGGGAGGAGAAGACGATGAATGAGAGTCTTTTGAAGAGGATTGAGTTTCTGTCGACGGAGGTGGGGGAGCTTAAAGAGATGAATACGGATTTGAGTGAGCAGAATCGGGATCTTACGTTTTTTATTAGCGGGTCGCAGCGATTGATGGATCAGGGGGAGGATGTGCAGCAGGGGACAGTTAGTGTTCCAGAGCCTGAGGTGAAGGgtaaaaaaaagaaagggaaggggaagggcCGTGGTTGA
- the COQ3 gene encoding 3-demethylubiquinone-9 3-methyltransferase (BUSCO:EOG09263SZM;~COG:H;~EggNog:ENOG410PG9Z;~InterPro:IPR029063,IPR010233;~PFAM:PF13649,PF13489,PF08242,PF08241,PF13847;~go_function: GO:0008425 - 2-polyprenyl-6-methoxy-1,4-benzoquinone methyltransferase activity [Evidence IEA];~go_process: GO:0006744 - ubiquinone biosynthetic process [Evidence IEA]), with protein sequence MPPLRRATLTTRILTSFLRNTTPHRLHSTGTAPSSVSADELSHFSALASSWWDPMGPSRVLHLMNPLRHEFIASCLAEGPPTYDHQQQQAEQAQAHLHYLDVGCGGGIFAESLARTIPSTENKTVTPTRAASITALDPSSTLIQIAREHARTDPTVEAHLRTGRFSYQNRTLEDLIESTATGEKKQFDIVTLFEVLEHIDPSTSSPLAFLTNCLRLVKPGGWLVGSTIARSFPSFLVNQVIAEAPWPIGVVPRGTHEWSKFVNPDEVKVWVQEGLMRGRDGASEKAGSEALQGSQWKCEGVMYFPGLGWKIVKGSEDWGNYFWAVRKGV encoded by the coding sequence ATGCCACCCCTCCGACGAGCAACACTCACGACTCGCATCCTGACCTCCTTCCTCCGAAACACAACCCCCCACCGCCTCCATTCCACCGGAACCGCaccctcctccgtctccgcCGATGAACTCTCCCACTTCTCCGCGCTCGCCAGCAGCTGGTGGGATCCAATGGGTCCTTCGCGGGTGTTGCATTTGATGAATCCGCTTCGCCATGAATTCATTGCATCTTGTCTAGCTGAAGGGCCGCCGACGTATGatcatcaacaacaacaagcagAACAAGCACAGGCGCACCTGCATTATCTAGACGTAGGCTGCGGGGGCGGAATCTTCGCAGAGTCGCTCGCGCGGACAATCCCATCAACAGAGAATAAGACGGTAACGCCTACCCGCGCCGCTTCAATCACAGCACTTGATCCTTCCTCCACGCTTATCCAAATCGCCCGCGAGCACGCCCGCACCGATCCTACGGTCGAGGCGCACCTCCGTACCGGCCGGTTTAGCTACCAGAACCGAACACTCGAAGATCTAATCGAATCTACCGCTACCGGTGAAAAGAAGCAATTTGACATCGTCACCCTCTTCGAGGTCCTCGAGCACATCGACCCGTCTACCTCTTCGCCTCTTGCCTTCCTCACGAACTGTCTGCGTCTCGTGAAACCTGGTGGTTGGCTTGTTGGTTCGACGATCGCGCGCTCATTTCCGTCGTTCCTTGTTAATCAGGTTATCGCTGAAGCGCCGTGGCCTATTGGTGTTGTGCCAAGGGGGACGCATGAGTGGAGCAAGTTCGTGAACCCCGATGAGGTGAAGGTGTGGGTGCAGGAGGGGTTGATGAGGGGGAGAGATGGAGCTTCTGAGAAGGCTGGGAGTGAGGCGTTGCAGGGATCGCAATGGAAGTGTGAGGGTGTGATGTATTTCCCAGGATTAGGGTGGAAGATTGTGAAGGGGTCGGAGGATTGGGGGAATTACTTCTGGGCTGTTCGGAAGGGTGTTTAA